One segment of Primulina tabacum isolate GXHZ01 chromosome 6, ASM2559414v2, whole genome shotgun sequence DNA contains the following:
- the LOC142550227 gene encoding uncharacterized protein LOC142550227, translating to MARRPPRNNRNPRYANNCNDNNEDPNTGGNPPPRVGLSQADLMAIATIVATTLQGLGNPNTNQPPSPPPPPNGVKFHYESLRKNRCLTFRGDADPEVGQSWLKSVETQLRLLEVPEAFKVDVIVPFLEDRAAKWWEAVLPAMTSTGPITWQNFRETFLKQYYPAEVRFQNLSEFENLTQAPDMSVVEYTSQFNALGSYAPAIMADEVLKLHRFKKGLNSRIQSALAGGQNFRKPNQSGGPYSGQPSAANYQGPKPCPTCHFRHTGECRRASGVCFRCGKIGHRIAECPTAANQAAGPNKETGSNVGANPNKPKEDKPNARVFAMTQEEADNANEFVSGTILIQKVPAYALFDYGATHSFMSKRFAKKL from the exons ATGGCCAGAAGACCTCCACGAAACAATCGCAACCCGCGGTACGCCAACAACTGCAACGACAATAATGAAGATCCAAATACTGGCGGAAATCCACCTCCCAGAGTGGGCCTAAGCCAAGCTGATCTTATGGCCATAGCCACCATAGTGGCGACAACACTGCAAGGGTTGGGAAACCCGAACACCAATCAACCACcttcaccaccaccaccaccgaatGGAGTCAAATTTCATTACGAGTCTCTCCGTAAGAATAGGTGTCTGACATTCAGAGGGGACGCCGATCCTGAAGTTGGCCAGAGTTGGCTAAAGAGTGTCGAGACTCAGTTGAGGCTATTGGAAGTTCCCGAGGCATTCAAAGTGGATGTGATTGTGCCTTTCCTGGAAGACAGAGCAGCTAAGTGGTGGGAAGCAGTCTTGCCAGCCATGACCTCTACTGGACCAATCACATGGCAAAACTTCCGAGAAACATTTCTGAAACAGTACTATCCGGCAGAAGTCAGATTCCAGAATTTAAGTGAGTTTGAAAATCTCACTCAAGCTCCAGATATGTCAGTAGTGGAGTACACATCTCAGTTTAATGCCCTTGGGTCATACGCTCCGGCAATCATGGCGGACGAAGTTTTGAAGCTGCACCGtttcaagaagggattgaacagccgAATCCAGTCGGCCTTAGCA GGTGGTCAGAATTTCAGGAAACCCAATCAATCAGGCGGGCCTTATTCAGGGCAACCCTCAGCAGCCAACTATCAAGGACCCAAGCCGTGCCCGACATGCCATTTCAGACACACAGGGGAGTGCCGAAGAGCTAGTGGTGTATGCTTCAGATGTGGGAAAATAGGGCACCGAATCGCAGAATGTCCTACTGCCGCCAATCAAGCAGCCGGGCCCAACAAAGAAACTGGGTCGAATGTGGGAGCTAACCCCAACAAGCCAAAGGAGGACAAACCTAACGCCAGGGTCTTTGCCATGACTCAGGAGGAGGCAGACAACGCCAATGAATTCGTGTCAGGTACCATCCTAATTCAAAAAGTTCCTGCTTATGCGTTATTTGATTATGGTGCTACGCATTCCTTTATGTCTAAGAGATTCGCTAAGAAATTATGA